A window of Echeneis naucrates chromosome 13, fEcheNa1.1, whole genome shotgun sequence contains these coding sequences:
- the prkd2 gene encoding serine/threonine-protein kinase D2 isoform X3 — MANASPCMPSGALAQVFFPPGGSSPPGSAVMQQAPMSMPSVPTQGGFPVMDLTPGQGLGGAAVPSVPPTPSGVSFIIQIGLTRESVLMPQSADLAYVKQIACSIVDTKFPECGFYGIYDKILLFKHDTSTNNILQLVKAASDIQEGDLVEVVLSAAATSEDFQIRPHALNVHSYRAPAFCDHCGEMLFGLVRQGLKCDGCGLNYHKRCAFSIPNNCSGARKRRLSTTSLSSSQSLRLSTTESVYSVGTASTCAEDAMLIRSHTQMVQPRTPSDARRFYTGRPVHLDKILMSKVKVPHTFAVHSYTRPTVCQYCKRLLRGLFRQGLQCKDCKFNCHKRCAYKIPNDCLGETIGDMLSPSADPEVPMDYTNEYDNSDKSSMDDSDEACSIPGSFSPDNNQDGTSGDQSVYIPLMRVVQSVRQTTRRSSTAIKEGWMVHYSNKDTLRKRHYWRLDCKCIILFQNNTSNKYYKEIPLSEILEVRPAGNFTLVPSGTNPHCFELITGTMCYFVGEDPNTLPSLMPSNPQTLPQTPPSPSQVAPNSGIGREVAKAWESAIRQALMPVIFQDAPPAEGNTTHRQASISISVSNSQIQENVDIGTVYQIFADEVLGSGQFGVVYGGKHRKTGRDVAVKVIDKLRFPTKQESQLRNEVAILQSLRHLGIVNLECMFETPEKVFVVMEKLHGDMLEMILSSEKGRLPERLTKFLITQILAALRHLHFKNIVHCDLKPENVLLASADPFPQVKLCDFGFARIIGEKSFRRSVVGTPAYLAPEVLLNQGYNRSLDMWSVGVIMYVSLSGTFPFNEDEDINDQIHNAAFMYPPNPWKQISSDAIDLINNLLQVKMRKRYSVDKSLSHSYLQDYQTWLDLRELETKLGERYITHESDDSRWQMFACEHTLPYPAHLVPPPPAPGSDDEEGGEDADVQGLTERVSIL; from the exons ATGGCTAACGCTAGCCCCTGTATGCCCTCAGGGGCCCTGGCCCAGGTCTTCTTTCCTCCCGGGGGCTCCTCACCGCCGGGCTCAGCTGTGATGCAGCAGGCTCCCATGTCCATGCCCTCCGTGCCCACACAGGGGGGGttccctgtgatggacctgaCTCCGGGCCAGGGGCTCGGTGGAGCTGCAGTGCCCTCAGTTCCTCCCACTCCATCAGGGGTGTCCTTCATCATCCAGATTGGACTGACCCGAGAGTCTGTCCTGATGCCCCAGTCTGCTGACCTGGCCTATGTGAAACAAATAGCCTGCTCCATTGTTGACACCAAG TTTCCAGAGTGTGGCTTCTATGGGATTTATGACAAGATTTTATTGTTCAAGCATGACACATCCACAAACAACATTTTACAATTGGTTAAAGCTGCCAGCGACATTCAGGAGGGAGATCTGGTGGAGGTGGTGCTTTCTG CGGCAGCCACATCTGAGGATTTCCAGATCCGGCCTCACGCACTCAATGTTCACTCATACCGGGCCCCGGCCTTCTGTGACCACTGTGGAGAGATGTTGTTCGGTTTGGTCAGGCAAGGGCTCAAATGTGATG GATGTGGACTGAACTACCACAAACGCTGTGCATTCAGCATCCCAAACAACTGCAGTGGAGCTCGTAAGCGCCGTCTGTCCACCACCTCCTTGAGCAGCAGCCAGTCCCTGCGTCTTTCCACCACTGAGTCAGTGTACAGTGTTGGGACAGCCTCCACCTGTGCAGAAGATGCTATGCTCAtccgctcacacacacaaatggtaCAG CCACGGACCCCGAGTGATGCCCGGCGCTTCTACACAGGTCGACCAGTTCACCTGGACAAGATCCTGATGAGCAAGGTGAAGGTGCCTCACACGTTCGCCGTTCATTCCTACACACGGCCAACTGTGTGTCAGTACTGCAAGAGGCTTCTTCGAGGGCTGTTCAGGCAGGGTTTACAGTGCAAAG ACTGCAAGTTCAACTGTCACAAACGCTGTGCCTATAAGATTCCTAATGACTGTCTTGGGGAGACTATTGGAG acATGTTGAGTCCCAGTGCAGACCCTGAGGTGCCCATGGACTACACCAATGAGTATGATAACTCGGACAAGTCTTCAATGGATGACTCGGATGAGGCCTGTAGCATCCCAGGGTCCTTCTCTCCCGACAACAATCAGGACGGGACCAGTGGagatcagag TGTTTACATCCCGTTAATGAGGGTGGTACAATCTGTGAGGCAGACAACCCGTCGGTCAAGTACAGCTATCAAGGAAGGATGGATGGTTCACTACAGCAATAAGGACACACTG AGAAAGAGGCACTACTGGCGTCTGGACTGTAAGTGCATCATCCTTTTCCAGAATAACACCTCCAACAAATACTACAAG GAAATCCCTCTGTCTGAGATTCTGGAGGTGCGTCCTGCTGGAAACTTCACTCTTGTCCCCTCGGGCACCAATCCCCACTGCTTCGAGCTTATCACAGGCACAATGTGCTACTTCGTAGGCGAGGACCCCAACACCCTTCCCTCCCTGATGCCCAGCAATCCTCAGACTCTTCCCCAGACTCCTCCGTCACCAAGCCAAGTGGCACCGAACAGTGGCATTGGTCGTGAGGTGGCCAAGGCATGGGAGAGTGCCATTCGTCAGGCCCTCATGCCTGTCATTTTTCAGGATGCGCCACCCGCTGAGGGGAACACAACTCATA GACAAGCCTCTATTAGCATATCAGTGTCCAACAGTCAAATCCAAGAGAATgtg GATATTGGTACAGTGTACCAGATCTTTGCAGATGAAGTCCTGGGATCTGGGCAATTTGGAGTTGTCTATGGAG GAAAGCACAGGAAAACAGGGAGAGATGTTGCAGTCAAAGTCATCGACAAGCTTCGTTTCCCCACCAAGCAGGAGAGCCAGCTGAGAAATGAGGTGGCCATACTGCAG AGTTTACGTCATCTAGGCATTGTGAACCTGGAGTGTATGTTTGAGACTCCAGAAAAGGTCTTTGTGGTGATGGAGAAGCTACATGGTGACATGCTGGAGATGATCCTCTCCAGTGAGAAAGGCAGATTGCCTGAGAGGCTCACTAAATTCCTCATTACACAG ATTCTTGCAGCGCTGAGACACCTGCACTTTAAAAACATCGTTCACTGTGATCTGAAACCAGAGAATGTGCTGCTTGCATCTGCTGATCCCTTCCCCcag GTGAAGCTGTGTGACTTTGGTTTTGCCCGGATCATTGGTGAGAAATCTTTTCGCCGCTCGGTGGTTGGCACCCCTGCCTACCTGGCCCCTGAGGTTCTGCTGAACCAGGGCTATAACCGGTCACTGGACATGTGGTCAGTTGGTGTTATTATGTATGTCAGCCTCAGTGGCACGTTTCCATTCAATGAGGATGAAGATATCAATGACCAGATCCACAATGCTGCCTTCATGTACCCTCCCAACCCCTGGAAACAGATCTCCAGTGATG CAATTGACTTGATCAACAACTTGCTCCAAGTCAAGATGAGGAAACGCTATAGTGTGGACAAGAGTCTCAGCCATTCATATCTACAG GACTACCAGACCTGGCTGGACTTGCGGGAATTAGAAACAAAACTCGGTGAGCGCTACATCACCCATGAGAGCGATGACAGCCGCTGGCAAATGTTTGCCTGTGAACATACTCTGCCTTACCCTGCTCATCTTGTGCCCCCTCCTCCTGCGCCGGGCTCTGACGACGAGGAGGGCGGGGAGGATGCTGATGTGCAAGGCCTCACTGAAAGGGTCAGCATCCTCTGA
- the prkd2 gene encoding serine/threonine-protein kinase D2 isoform X4 — protein MANASPCMPSGALAQVFFPPGGSSPPGSAVMQQAPMSMPSVPTQGGFPVMDLTPGQGLGGAAVPSVPPTPSGVSFIIQIGLTRESVLMPQSADLAYVKQIACSIVDTKFPECGFYGIYDKILLFKHDTSTNNILQLVKAASDIQEGDLVEVVLSAAATSEDFQIRPHALNVHSYRAPAFCDHCGEMLFGLVRQGLKCDGCGLNYHKRCAFSIPNNCSGARKRRLSTTSLSSSQSLRLSTTESVYSVGTASTCAEDAMLIRSHTQMPRTPSDARRFYTGRPVHLDKILMSKVKVPHTFAVHSYTRPTVCQYCKRLLRGLFRQGLQCKDCKFNCHKRCAYKIPNDCLGETIGDMLSPSADPEVPMDYTNEYDNSDKSSMDDSDEACSIPGSFSPDNNQDGTSGDQSVYIPLMRVVQSVRQTTRRSSTAIKEGWMVHYSNKDTLRKRHYWRLDCKCIILFQNNTSNKYYKEIPLSEILEVRPAGNFTLVPSGTNPHCFELITGTMCYFVGEDPNTLPSLMPSNPQTLPQTPPSPSQVAPNSGIGREVAKAWESAIRQALMPVIFQDAPPAEGNTTHRQASISISVSNSQIQENVDIGTVYQIFADEVLGSGQFGVVYGGKHRKTGRDVAVKVIDKLRFPTKQESQLRNEVAILQSLRHLGIVNLECMFETPEKVFVVMEKLHGDMLEMILSSEKGRLPERLTKFLITQILAALRHLHFKNIVHCDLKPENVLLASADPFPQVKLCDFGFARIIGEKSFRRSVVGTPAYLAPEVLLNQGYNRSLDMWSVGVIMYVSLSGTFPFNEDEDINDQIHNAAFMYPPNPWKQISSDAIDLINNLLQVKMRKRYSVDKSLSHSYLQDYQTWLDLRELETKLGERYITHESDDSRWQMFACEHTLPYPAHLVPPPPAPGSDDEEGGEDADVQGLTERVSIL, from the exons ATGGCTAACGCTAGCCCCTGTATGCCCTCAGGGGCCCTGGCCCAGGTCTTCTTTCCTCCCGGGGGCTCCTCACCGCCGGGCTCAGCTGTGATGCAGCAGGCTCCCATGTCCATGCCCTCCGTGCCCACACAGGGGGGGttccctgtgatggacctgaCTCCGGGCCAGGGGCTCGGTGGAGCTGCAGTGCCCTCAGTTCCTCCCACTCCATCAGGGGTGTCCTTCATCATCCAGATTGGACTGACCCGAGAGTCTGTCCTGATGCCCCAGTCTGCTGACCTGGCCTATGTGAAACAAATAGCCTGCTCCATTGTTGACACCAAG TTTCCAGAGTGTGGCTTCTATGGGATTTATGACAAGATTTTATTGTTCAAGCATGACACATCCACAAACAACATTTTACAATTGGTTAAAGCTGCCAGCGACATTCAGGAGGGAGATCTGGTGGAGGTGGTGCTTTCTG CGGCAGCCACATCTGAGGATTTCCAGATCCGGCCTCACGCACTCAATGTTCACTCATACCGGGCCCCGGCCTTCTGTGACCACTGTGGAGAGATGTTGTTCGGTTTGGTCAGGCAAGGGCTCAAATGTGATG GATGTGGACTGAACTACCACAAACGCTGTGCATTCAGCATCCCAAACAACTGCAGTGGAGCTCGTAAGCGCCGTCTGTCCACCACCTCCTTGAGCAGCAGCCAGTCCCTGCGTCTTTCCACCACTGAGTCAGTGTACAGTGTTGGGACAGCCTCCACCTGTGCAGAAGATGCTATGCTCAtccgctcacacacacaaatg CCACGGACCCCGAGTGATGCCCGGCGCTTCTACACAGGTCGACCAGTTCACCTGGACAAGATCCTGATGAGCAAGGTGAAGGTGCCTCACACGTTCGCCGTTCATTCCTACACACGGCCAACTGTGTGTCAGTACTGCAAGAGGCTTCTTCGAGGGCTGTTCAGGCAGGGTTTACAGTGCAAAG ACTGCAAGTTCAACTGTCACAAACGCTGTGCCTATAAGATTCCTAATGACTGTCTTGGGGAGACTATTGGAG acATGTTGAGTCCCAGTGCAGACCCTGAGGTGCCCATGGACTACACCAATGAGTATGATAACTCGGACAAGTCTTCAATGGATGACTCGGATGAGGCCTGTAGCATCCCAGGGTCCTTCTCTCCCGACAACAATCAGGACGGGACCAGTGGagatcagag TGTTTACATCCCGTTAATGAGGGTGGTACAATCTGTGAGGCAGACAACCCGTCGGTCAAGTACAGCTATCAAGGAAGGATGGATGGTTCACTACAGCAATAAGGACACACTG AGAAAGAGGCACTACTGGCGTCTGGACTGTAAGTGCATCATCCTTTTCCAGAATAACACCTCCAACAAATACTACAAG GAAATCCCTCTGTCTGAGATTCTGGAGGTGCGTCCTGCTGGAAACTTCACTCTTGTCCCCTCGGGCACCAATCCCCACTGCTTCGAGCTTATCACAGGCACAATGTGCTACTTCGTAGGCGAGGACCCCAACACCCTTCCCTCCCTGATGCCCAGCAATCCTCAGACTCTTCCCCAGACTCCTCCGTCACCAAGCCAAGTGGCACCGAACAGTGGCATTGGTCGTGAGGTGGCCAAGGCATGGGAGAGTGCCATTCGTCAGGCCCTCATGCCTGTCATTTTTCAGGATGCGCCACCCGCTGAGGGGAACACAACTCATA GACAAGCCTCTATTAGCATATCAGTGTCCAACAGTCAAATCCAAGAGAATgtg GATATTGGTACAGTGTACCAGATCTTTGCAGATGAAGTCCTGGGATCTGGGCAATTTGGAGTTGTCTATGGAG GAAAGCACAGGAAAACAGGGAGAGATGTTGCAGTCAAAGTCATCGACAAGCTTCGTTTCCCCACCAAGCAGGAGAGCCAGCTGAGAAATGAGGTGGCCATACTGCAG AGTTTACGTCATCTAGGCATTGTGAACCTGGAGTGTATGTTTGAGACTCCAGAAAAGGTCTTTGTGGTGATGGAGAAGCTACATGGTGACATGCTGGAGATGATCCTCTCCAGTGAGAAAGGCAGATTGCCTGAGAGGCTCACTAAATTCCTCATTACACAG ATTCTTGCAGCGCTGAGACACCTGCACTTTAAAAACATCGTTCACTGTGATCTGAAACCAGAGAATGTGCTGCTTGCATCTGCTGATCCCTTCCCCcag GTGAAGCTGTGTGACTTTGGTTTTGCCCGGATCATTGGTGAGAAATCTTTTCGCCGCTCGGTGGTTGGCACCCCTGCCTACCTGGCCCCTGAGGTTCTGCTGAACCAGGGCTATAACCGGTCACTGGACATGTGGTCAGTTGGTGTTATTATGTATGTCAGCCTCAGTGGCACGTTTCCATTCAATGAGGATGAAGATATCAATGACCAGATCCACAATGCTGCCTTCATGTACCCTCCCAACCCCTGGAAACAGATCTCCAGTGATG CAATTGACTTGATCAACAACTTGCTCCAAGTCAAGATGAGGAAACGCTATAGTGTGGACAAGAGTCTCAGCCATTCATATCTACAG GACTACCAGACCTGGCTGGACTTGCGGGAATTAGAAACAAAACTCGGTGAGCGCTACATCACCCATGAGAGCGATGACAGCCGCTGGCAAATGTTTGCCTGTGAACATACTCTGCCTTACCCTGCTCATCTTGTGCCCCCTCCTCCTGCGCCGGGCTCTGACGACGAGGAGGGCGGGGAGGATGCTGATGTGCAAGGCCTCACTGAAAGGGTCAGCATCCTCTGA